The Eremothecium gossypii ATCC 10895 chromosome IV, complete sequence genome contains a region encoding:
- the ATG9 gene encoding autophagy protein ATG9 (Syntenic homolog of Saccharomyces cerevisiae YDL149W (ATG9)) gives MEQSEDTIQHERKNTFLSRVFGVHSSEVGDSIETAELSQYPIQIARSGSNAIDESRVIESDQASSSEEEDTDGHDLSVAENMTSYNGAQGSGSEDSDVPFSDQELETIETYTIAKVGQGSSSEDDRLQADSAEEEDALLFQHRLQDGSKGRNKVSSQPLGLKRILGSKGKSILGKEPASQEDSFIFRKGPTWDEENQLRPESKRPGLLSGKSNARLSSPSRPSPLSARERALWKWANVENLDGFLQDVYSYYLGNGFYCIMIEKILNLLTLLFIVFISTYMSHCIDYSKLPNGHKFSDVRVDQCYETQITGTTKLLFWIFGVFVVLKVVQMYFDFRRIHEIHNFYTYLLNISDKELQTIPWQSVIHQIMRLKDQNAVTANVVEVKAKNHIDAHDVANRIMRKENYLIALYNKDILHLSLPIPLYRTSTLTKTLEWNIHLCIIGFAFNEAGFLKQSFLNPAQREFLSEELKKRFILAGFLNIILAPFLVVYFVLLYFFRYFNEYKTSPGSLSTRQYTPIAEWKFREYNELYHLFKKRMGLSYEVANTYINQFPNALGDYFFKFVKFISGSFVAILALMTVLDPENFLNFELTADRTVLFYMTVLGTIWAVCHSAVNDNCSVFDPEDSLKELITYIHYAPKEWDGRYHTDEVKQEFCKLYNLRVILLLRELASLIMTPFILWFSLPNSAESIVDFFREVTVYGDGLGYVCKYAMFDENCKKGLRTNKHLQGTQTKYGHSLGDDHDSSDEETDKGMNKMIQSYMYFVDDYQNSVNAVGKYQIPKTQNLSHESKYNMKSHQHYSWKKQFKLGSKPEDFKIGSVTPRALSSSILANKPKSNLRARLDPEISHSNVQFDDLGESFINSIPVADYDPIERSDAMGGNGVLGLLNQYYRKSDVGR, from the coding sequence ATGGAACAAAGTGAAGACACCATCCAGCATGAACGAAAGAATACGTTTCTGTCGCGGGTCTTTGGAGTTCATTCGTCAGAAGTGGGTGACTCTATCGAGACCGCGGAGCTGAGTCAGTACCCCATACAAATAGCACGCTCAGGAAGCAACGCGATTGACGAGTCAAGAGTTATTGAGTCGGACCAAGCGAGCTCAAGCGAGGAGGAAGATACAGATGGCCACGATCTGTCTGTTGCGGAGAACATGACTAGTTACAATGGAGCACAGGGTTCCGGGAGCGAGGACTCCGATGTGCCATTTAGTGACCAGGAACTAGAGACTATAGAGACATACACGATCGCCAAGGTAGGGCAGGGCTCTAGCAGTGAGGATGATCGACTTCAGGCCGATTCGGCAGAGGAGGAAGATGCGCTATTGTTCCAACACCGGCTGCAAGATGGGTCCAAGGGAAGAAATAAAGTCAGTTCCCAGCCGCTGGGGTTGAAACGGATATTGGGAAGCAAGGGGAAGAGCATATTGGGGAAGGAACCTGCTAGCCAGGAAGACAGTTTCATATTCAGAAAAGGCCCCACCTGGGACGAGGAGAACCAGCTCAGACCTGAGTCGAAAAGGCCGGGCTTGTTGTCGGGTAAGTCCAACGCCAGGCTTTCCTCGCCAAGCAGGCCTAGTCCTCTAAGTGCGAGGGAGCGGGCGTTATGGAAATGGGCTAATGTGGAAAATCTCGACGGATTTCTTCAAGATGTTTACAGTTACTATTTGGGAAATGGGTTTTACTGCATTATGATAGAGAAGATACTGAACCTACTGACCCTTTTGTTTATTGTGTTCATTTCCACTTATATGTCTCACTGCATTGACTACTCCAAGCTGCCCAATGGCCATAAGTTCAGCGATGTGCGCGTGGACCAATGTTACGAGACTCAGATTACCGGGACTACCAAGCTTTTGTTTTGGATATTCGGAGTCTTTGTAGTTTTGAAAGTGGTGCAAATGTACTTTGATTTCAGGAGGATACACGAGATTCACAACTTTTACACATATCTGTTGAATATCTCAGATAAAGAACTGCAGACTATTCCTTGGCAAAGTGTAATTCACCAGATCATGCGTTTAAAGGACCAGAATGCTGTTACAGCGAATGTTGTAGAAGTTAAAGCTAAGAATCATATCGATGCACACGATGTTGCAAATAGAATTATGCGAAAAGAGAATTATCTCATTGCACTCTATAATAAGGATATTCTGCACCTTTCACTCCCAATCCCGTTATACCGAACGAGCACTTTAACAAAGACTCTTGAGTGGAACATCCACCTTTGTATCATAGGGTTTGCATTCAATGAAGCCGGGTTTCTGAAGCAGAGCTTCCTAAATCCAGCGCAGCGTGAATTTTTAAGTGAAGAACTTAAGAAGAGGTTTATTTTGGCCGGCTTTCTCAATATAATTCTTGCGCCATTCCTCGTCGTATACTTCGTTCTGCTCTATTTCTTCCGGTACTTTAACGAATATAAAACTTCACCGGGGTCATTGAGCACTAGACAATACACACCAATTGCGGAATGGAAATTCAGAGAGTACAACGAACTATATCATTTGTTCAAAAAGAGAATGGGGCTCAGCTACGAGGTTGCTAATACGTACATTAATCAATTCCCAAACGCACTGGGAGACTACTTTTTCAAATTTGTCAAGTTTATCTCGGGTTCATTCGTTGCGATACTGGCATTAATGACTGTGCTTGATCCAGAGAACTTTTTGAACTTTGAGCTGACAGCTGATAGGACCGTATTATTTTATATGACAGTCTTGGGGACAATATGGGCAGTTTGTCACAGCGCAGTAAATGATAATTGCAGCGTCTTTGATCCAGAGGACTCCCTCAAAGAACTGATAACATATATTCATTATGCTCCAAAAGAATGGGATGGCAGGTACCATACCGATGAAGTGAAGCAGGAGTTTTGTAAGTTATACAACTTACGGGTCATACTTTTACTCAGGGAGCTTGCTAGTTTGATAATGACACCATTCATTCTGTGGTTTTCCCTTCCAAATTCAGCTGAGAGTATTGTAGACTTCTTCAGAGAGGTAACTGTATATGGTGATGGTTTGGGTTACGTTTGTAAATACGCCATGTTTGATGAGAACTGCAAGAAAGGCCTAAGGACTAATAAACACCTACAGGGAACTCAAACAAAGTACGGTCATTCTCTGGGCGATGACCACGATTCAAGTGATGAAGAAACAGATAAAGGTATGAATAAGATGATACAATCCTACATGTACTTTGTCGATGACTACCAGAATAGCGTTAATGCAGTAGGAAAATACCAGATACCCAAAACCCAAAACCTGAGTCATGAATCGAAGTATAATATGAAATCTCATCAGCACTATTCATGGAAAAAACAGTTTAAACTAGGAAGTAAACCTGAAGACTTCAAAATTGGGTCCGTGACACCAAGAGCGCTATCCTCCTCAATTTTAGCTAATAAGCCAAAATCGAATTTGAGGGCGAGATTAGACCCAGAAATAAGCCATAGTAACGTGCAGTTTGATGATCTAGGCGAATCTTTTATTAACTCAATTCCTGTAGCGGATTATGATCCTATTGAAAGAAGTGATGCAATGGGAGGCAATGGGGTCCTTGGTTTACTGAATCAATATTATAGAAAGTCGGATGTAGGTAGATAA
- the NOP14 gene encoding snoRNA-binding rRNA-processing protein NOP14 (Syntenic homolog of Saccharomyces cerevisiae YDL148C (NOP14)) translates to MAGSQLKRLRATLKAHGLTGQTNVKKSKNRKTSKEYDHEEKARVVSAIREQFNPFDVKANRSKLHAAGAGDAKVAVGKPGISKQIGEEQRLRFHESKKAQKNRAGGLIDKRFGERNKHMTAEEIMLERFTKERQAQSRQSKKSLFNLDDEEDDGDASGALTHFGKPLASDFEDGDLGVGMAGALGPKRGLADDEMEPEVPKKKTKAEVMKEVIAKSKFYKHERQKAREQMEEEIDQLDDEFEGIMSELRAAPRARTNPVESKPSQELEYDQKVRELCLDRRAAPADRVKTDEEMKQEREEKLKKLELDRVNRMNGLVDGEDAQGVEDLDNGFWEAEDSDAGEYGEYMEAIADSDDDLKFENEPETAEPTGTSHKQKKIAALPCPITHAELMDVLTAYQLEEQPHVVKNIIKAYQPKLAEGNKEKLDKFSGVLLHHILFLSSSDYASQADVIVEVQNSLISILKLMSEKYNQALSEACRQVVTEIQQRFKAQHYLGLKPSDLVFFSLVGYIFSTSDHYHLVVTPCCILLGEFLEQIKLTDYERLIFVAIAANICVRYQRISRRHVPELAYFLKRALASLLPFSTENSQAFNIRLDSDKLSLSKTLVLEDIEPTLKLRFLFLKEYDDSVQAQLLVNLLSTLDACVSQLWKGVSAFPELTQPFKPLLSAFASSYPTFAKPQQIMERMERISNLQQHFPLTLQNHKPAAIPSYMPKFEDNFNPEKKSYDPDRTRNDINKMKAQLKKERKLTMKELRKDTKFEARQKIEEQRKHADDYKAKMARIVNQISTEEGADKNKYEKEKRLRAGKR, encoded by the coding sequence ATGGCAGGTTCACAATTGAAGCGCTTGAGAGCGACTCTGAAAGCACATGGTCTGACTGGCCAGACCAACGTGAAGAAATCCAAGAATCGCAAGACCAGCAAGGAGTACGATCATGAGGAGAAGGCGCGCGTCGTCTCTGCGATCCGCGAGCAGTTTAATCCGTTCGATGTGAAGGCGAACCGGAGTAAGCTACATGCGGCAGGCGCAGGGGATGCGAAAGTCGCCGTGGGCAAGCCTGGCATCTCGAAGCAGATCGGCGAGGAGCAGAGGTTGCGGTTCCACGAGTCCAAGAAGGCTCAGAAGAACCGTGCAGGAGGACTGATCGATAAGCGTTTTGGTGAGCGGAACAAGCATATGACGGCCGAGGAGATCATGCTGGAGCGGTTTACGAAAGAACGCCAAGCACAGTCTCGGCAGTCCAAAAAGTCTCTTTTCAACTTAGACGATGAAGAAGACGATGGGGACGCTTCAGGAGCCTTGACGCATTTCGGCAAGCCCCTAGCGTCTGACTTTGAAGACGGTGATCTTGGGGTCGGCATGGCGGGTGCCCTAGGGCCTAAAAGAGGCCTTGCGGACGACGAGATGGAGCCAGAGGTGCCGAAGAAGAAGACTAAGGCGGAAGTCATGAAGGAAGTGATAGCAAAGTCCAAGTTCTACAAGCATGAGAGGCAGAAAGCGCGCGAGCAGATGGAAGAGGAGATTGATCAGCTAGACGACGAATTTGAAGGAATTATGTCCGAGCTGCGTGCTGCTCCACGGGCACGTACTAACCCGGTTGAGAGTAAACCATCTCAAGAACTGGAATACGACCAGAAGGTTAGAGAGCTGTGTCTAGATAGAAGAGCAGCACCTGCGGATAGAGTCAAAACCGACGAAGAGATGAAGCAGGAAAGAGAGGAGAAACTCAAAAAGCTAGAGCTAGACAGAGTAAACCGTATGAATGGCTTGGTTGATGGAGAAGATGCACAGGGTGTTGAGGATCTGGACAATGGTTTTTGGGAAGCAGAAGACTCTGACGCTGGAGAATACGGAGAGTATATGGAAGCTATTGCTGACTCTGACGACGATCTCAAGTTTGAAAACGAGCCAGAAACCGCTGAGCCCACTGGTACATCGCATAAACAAAAGAAAATTGCAGCTCTGCCCTGCCCCATCACCCATGCTGAACTCATGGATGTACTCACGGCGTATCAACTAGAAGAACAACCACATGTTGTCAAGAATATTATTAAGGCCTATCAACCAAAATTGGCAGAGGGCAACAAGGAAAAGCTGGACAAGTTTAGCGGTGTGCTTCTTCATCACATCTTATTCCTCTCTAGTTCCGATTATGCATCTCAGGCAGACGTGATAGTTGAAGTACAGAATTCATTAATTTCCATACTAAAGTTGATGTCTGAAAAGTACAATCAGGCACTCTCCGAGGCCTGCAGACAGGTGGTAACCGAAATACAGCAGCGATTCAAAGCACAGCATTACTTGGGTTTGAAGCCTTCGGATTTGGTATTCTTTTCTTTGGTTGGTTACATATTTTCGACATCCGACCATTATCACCTTGTTGTAACACCTTGTTGCATACTGCTAGGGGAATTCCTAGAGCAAATCAAGCTAACTGATTACGAGAGACTGATCTTTGTTGCTATAGCGGCCAATATTTGCGTCAGGTATCAGAGAATTTCAAGAAGACATGTGCCCGAGTTGGCCTATTTTTTGAAAAGAGCACTTGCATCGTTACTACCATTCAGCACGGAAAATTCGCAAGCATTTAACATTAGATTGGACAGTGACAAGCTTTCCCTGAGCAAAACGTTGGTACTGGAAGATATAGAGCCGACCTTGAAACTAAGGTTCTTATTCTTGAAGGAGTATGACGATTCGGTTCAAGCTCAGCTTTTGGTCAACCTTCTCTCTACTCTTGACGCATGTGTGAGCCAACTTTGGAAGGGGGTATCGGCTTTCCCAGAACTTACCCAACCATTCAAACCTCTCTTGTCGGCATTCGCATCATCATATCCTACTTTTGCAAAGCCGCAGCAAATTATGGAAAGGATGGAAAGAATATCTAATCTTCAACAGCATTTCCCTCTAACGTTGCAGAACCATAAGCCTGCAGCTATTCCGAGCTACATGCCTAAATTCGAAGATAACTTCAATCCTGAGAAGAAATCATATGACCCTGATAGAACGCGTAATGATATTAACAAGATGAAGGCGCAGCTGAAGAAGGAGCGTAAGCTAACAATGAAAGAACTTCGGAAGGACACCAAATTTGAGGCCAGACAGAAGATTGAAGAACAGCGTAAGCATGCCGATGACTACAAAGCCAAAATGGCACGCATTGTCAACCAAATCAGCACTGAGGAGGGAGCCGACAAGAATAAGTATGAGAAGGAAAAAAGACTGCGCGCTGGGAAGCGGTAA
- the RPN5 gene encoding proteasome regulatory particle lid subunit RPN5 (Syntenic homolog of Saccharomyces cerevisiae YDL147W (RPN5)): MSRDAPIKAEKNYADILNDQFPGIDILAKTNHGEALDKLLSLEKQTRQASDLESSKRVLVRIVDLLVANNDWAQLDEQLVLLSKKHGQLKLSIQTMVQRIMEHLNELDNVDTKIASIETIRKVAENKIFVEVERARVTRELAHIRREQGKLDEAADILCELQVETYGSMDMSEKIEFIIEQMELSILKGDFSQATVLSRKILKKTFKNEKYEALKLEYYKLLIKIGLHKSDYLEIAQYYQEIYNTPSVRSSEEQWKTALSHVVYFLILAPYDNLQNDLILKVQQDNNLKKLELQESLVKLFTTPELMRWPMVKQTYEPVLSKENVVFGSNQGHWDDLRKRVIEHNLRTISKYYTRITLPRLNELLDLNEAETETFISNLVNQGIIYAKINRPAKIVNFGKPKNSSELLNEWSSNVDQLLEHIETIGHLITKDEIMHGLKAK, translated from the coding sequence ATGTCGCGCGACGCTCCAATCAAGGCCGAGAAGAACTATGCTGATATATTGAATGACCAGTTCCCCGGCATCGATATTCTAGCGAAGACAAATCATGGGGAGGCGTTGGACAAATTGCTGTCGCTAGAGAAACAAACCAGACAGGCGTCGGATCTTGAGTCCTCCAAGCGGGTACTGGTGCGGATCGTGGATCTCCTGGTGGCCAATAATGATTGGGCCCAGCTCGATGAGCAGCTGGTGCTTCTCTCCAAGAAACACGGCCAGCTAAAATTGTCAATTCAGACAATGGTACAACGAATCATGGAACACCTGAACGAATTGGACAACGTAGATACGAAGATAGCGTCCATCGAGACCATCAGGAAGGTTGCTGAGAATAAGATCTTTGTCGAAGtcgagcgcgcgcgcgtcACGAGGGAGCTGGCGCACATCAGGCGCGAGCAGGGGAAGCTGGACGAGGCCGCGGACATACTGTGCGAGCTACAGGTGGAGACCTATGGCTCGATGGACATGAGTGAGAAGATTGAATTTATCATCGAGCAGATGGAGCTAAGTATTCTGAAGGGCGATTTCTCGCAGGCCACCGTGCTTTCCCGCAAAATCCTAAAGAAGACCTTCAAGAACGAGAAGTACGAGGCGCTGAAGTTGGAGTACTACAAGCTTCTGATCAAGATTGGTTTGCACAAATCCGATTACCTTGAGATTGCACAGTACTACCAGGAGATCTATAACACCCCGAGTGTGCGCAGCTCCGAGGAGCAGTGGAAGACAGCTCTATCACATGTGGTGTACTTTTTGATCTTGGCCCCATACGACAACCTGCAGAACGACCTCATCCTCAAGGTTCAACAGGACAACAACCTGAAGAAGCTTGAGCTACAGGAGTCGCTGGTCAAGCTGTTCACTACCCCAGAGCTCATGCGGTGGCCGATGGTAAAGCAGACATACGAGCCCGTACTAAGCAAGGAGAACGTGGTTTTCGGCTCCAACCAGGGCCACTGGGACGACTTGCGGAAGCGTGTTATCGAGCACAACCTTAGAACGATCTCCAAATACTACACTCGTATCACACTTCCACGTCTGAATGAGTTGCTAGATCTCAACGAGGCCGAGACGGAGACCTTCATCAGTAACCTAGTCAACCAGGGTATCATCTACGCGAAGATAAATAGGCCAGCCAAAATTGTCAACTTCGGCAAGCCAAAGAACTCCAGCGAGCTACTGAACGAGTGGTCCTCGAACGTTGACCAGTTGCTCGAGCACATTGAGACAATTGGCCACCTCATTACCAAGGATGAAATAATGCATGGATTAAAGGCTAAATAA
- the ATG38 gene encoding Atg38p (Syntenic homolog of Saccharomyces cerevisiae YLR211C), translating into MILLREDIQIKIKELEQWELRQPSAGLGAGLSPNRKNSPVRGPEATSHLSNGVPIADPFLASIINKLQTNILQTLSQRLAGEGKPMGKQELEAVVSPQMTQFQKEMTVFEQRKFREYDSKMDQLLKENRKLSNQVIRLKDRWDSLVESAKQKRNQQERQ; encoded by the coding sequence ATGATTCTTCTCCGAGAAGACATTCAGATCAAGATTAAAGAGCTCGAGCAGTGGGAGCTACGGCAGCCAAGTGCAGGACTGGGGGCGGGCTTGTCGCCCAACAGGAAAAACAGCCCAGTTCGAGGGCCTGAGGCGACGAGCCACCTCAGCAACGGAGTCCCGATCGCAGACCCGTTTCTCGCCTCGATAATCAACAAGTTGCAAACGAACATCCTTCAAACGCTATCGCAGCGGCTCGCGGGGGAGGGCAAGCCCATGGGTAAGCAGGAATTGGAGGCAGTGGTTAGCCCACAGATGACTCAATTccagaaggaaatgacTGTCTTCGAGCAGCGCAAGTTCCGGGAATACGATTCCAAGATGGACCAATTGCTCAAGGAGAACAGGAAGTTGTCCAACCAAGTAATAAGACTCAAAGACCGTTGGGATAGCTTAGTGGAAAGCGCGAAGCAAAAACGGAACCAGCAAGAGCGTCAATGA